Proteins found in one Saccharomyces mikatae IFO 1815 strain IFO1815 genome assembly, chromosome: 5 genomic segment:
- the RNR1 gene encoding ribonucleotide-diphosphate reductase subunit RNR1 (similar to Saccharomyces cerevisiae RNR1 (YER070W) and RNR3 (YIL066C); ancestral locus Anc_7.256): MYVYKRDGRKEPVQFDKITARISRLCYGLDPKHVDAVKVTQRIISGVYEGVTTIELDNLAAETCAYMTTVHPDYATLAARIAISNLHKQTTKQFSKVIEDLYRYVNAATGKPAPMISDDVYNIVMENKDKLNSAIVYDRDFQYSYFGFKTLERSYLLRINGQVAERPQHLIMRVALGIHGRDIEAALETYNLMSLKYFTHASPTLFNAGTPKPQMSSCFLVAMKEDSIEGIYDTLKECALISKTAGGIGLHIHNIRSTGSYIAGTNGTSNGLIPMIRVFNNTARYVDQGGNKRPGAFALYLEPWHADIFDFIDIRKNHGKEEIRARDLFPALWIPDLFMKRVEENGTWTLFSPTSAPGLSDCYGEEFEALYTRYEKEGRGKTIKAQKLWYSILEAQTETGTPFVVYKDACNRKSNQKNLGVIKSSNLCCEIVEYSAPDETAVCNLASVALPAFIETSEDGKTSTYNFKKLHEIAKVVTRNLNRVIDRNYYPVEEARKSNMRHRPIALGVQGLADTFMLLRLPFDSEEARLLNIQIFETIYHASMQASCELAQKDGPYETFQGSPASQGILQFDMWDQKPYGMWDWDTLRKDIMTHGIRNSLTMAPMPTASTSQILGYNECFEPVTSNMYSRRVLSGEFQVVNPYLLRDLVDLGVWDEGMKQYLITQNGSIQGLPNVPQELKDLYKTVWEISQKTIINMAADRSVYIDQSHSLNLFLRAPTMGKLTSMHFYGWKKGLKTGMYYLRTQAASAAIQFTIDQKVADQATENVADISNLKRPTYMASSASYAASDFVPAAVAANVNIPSLDSSSEASREASPAPASSHSLTKGIAELKVQESKVEVPEVPISKKEEKTAPIPDAEETEFDIYNSKVIACAIDNPEACEMCSG, translated from the coding sequence ATGTACGTTTATAAAAGAGACGGTCGCAAAGAACCTGTCCAATTTGATAAGATTACCGCCCGTATATCACGTTTATGCTATGGTTTAGATCCAAAGCATGTTGACGCCGTCAAGGTCACTCAGCGTATTATTTCCGGTGTCTACGAAGGTGTCACAACAATCGAACTAGACAATTTAGCCGCTGAAACATGTGCTTACATGACAACTGTTCATCCAGATTACGCTACCTTAGCTGCTAGAATCGCTATTTCTAATTTACATAAACAAACCACAAAGCAATTCTCTAAAGTTATCGAAGATCTTTATAGATACGTTAACGCTGCTACTGGTAAACCTGCTCCCATGATATCAGATGATGTTTACAATATTGTCATGGAAAACAAGGATAAATTAAACTCTGCAATTGTGTATGACAGAGATTTTCAATACAGTTATTTTGGTTTTAAAACTCTAGAACGCTCTTATTTATTAAGAATTAACGGTCAAGTGGCCGAACGTCCCCAGCACTTAATCATGAGAGTCGCGTTGGGTATTCACGGTAGAGACATCGAGGCCGCTTTAGAAACTTATAACTTAATGTCTTTAAAATACTTCACTCATGCCTCTCCAACTTTGTTCAATGCTGGTACTCCAAAGCCTCAAATGTCCTCTTGTTTCTTGGTTGCCATGAAGGAGGACTCTATAGAAGGTATTTATGACACTTTGAAGGAATGTGCTTTGATTTCCAAAACTGCTGGTGGTATTGGTCTACATATTCATAACATCCGTTCTACTGGTTCTTATATTGCTGGTACAAACGGTACATCTAACGGATTAATCCCCATGATCCGTGTTTTTAACAACACTGCACGTTATGTTGATCAAGGTGGTAATAAAAGACCTGGTGCCTTTGCCTTATACCTGGAACCATGGCATGCTGAtatctttgattttatcGATATTAGAAAGAATCACGGTAAGGAAGAAATTCGTGCAAGAGATTTGTTCCCTGCTCTATGGATTCCTGATCTTTTCATGAAGCgtgttgaagaaaatggaacGTGGACTTTATTCTCCCCAACATCAGCCCCAGGACTAAGTGACTGTTACGGTGAGGAGTTTGAAGCCTTATATACTCGTTACGAAAAAGAAGGTCGTGGTAAAACTATTAAAGCACAAAAGTTATGGTATTCCATTTTGGAAGCACAAACCGAAACTGGTACACCTTTTGTCGTTTACAAAGATGCTTGTAATAGAAAGTCTaatcaaaagaatttgGGTGTTATCAAATCATCTAACTTGTGCTGTGAAATTGTTGAATACTCGGCCCCAGATGAAACTGCTGTTTGTAACCTGGCCTCTGTTGCCTTGCCAGCGTTTATTGAAACGTCGGAGGACGGTAAGACTTCTACATACAACTTTAAAAAATTACATGAAATTGCTAAAGTTGTCACTCGTAATTTAAACAGAGTTATTGATCGTAACTACTACCCTGTTGAAGAAGCAAGAAAATCTAATATGAGACATAGGCCAATTGCCTTGGGTGTTCAAGGTCTGGCTGATACTTTCATGTTGCTACGTTTGCCTTTTGATTCTGAAGAGGCTCGTTTACTAAATATCCAAATATTCGAAACTATTTACCATGCTTCCATGCAAGCCTCTTGTGAATTGGCTCAAAAAGACGGTCCATACGAAACTTTCCAAGGTTCTCCTGCTTCTCAAGGTATACTTCAGTTTGACATGTGGGATCAAAAGCCGTACGGTATGTGGGATTGGGATACTTTGAGAAAAGATATCATGACACATGGTATTAGAAACTCTTTGACAATGGCTCCAATGCCTACTGCATCCACCTCCCAAATATTGGGTTATAATGAATGTTTCGAACCAGTTACTTCCAACATGTACTCCCGTCGTGTCTTATCTGGTGAATTCCAAGTTGTCAACCCTTACTTGTTGCGTGATTTGGTTGATTTGGGTGTTTGGGATGAAGGTATGAAACAGTACCTGATTACCCAAAATGGCTCCATTCAAGGTTTACCAAATGTCCCACAAGAACTAAAAGACTTATATAAAACCGTATGGGAGATTTCACAAAAGACTATTATCAACATGGCAGCCGATCGTTCCGTTTATATCGATCAATCACATTCCTTGAATCTATTCTTGCGTGCCCCAACCATGGGTAAGCTAACAAGTATGCATTTTTACGGGTGGAAGAAAGGGTTGAAGACAGGTATGTACTATTTGAGAACACAAGCTGCTTCTGCTGCGATCCAATTCACTATTGATCAGAAAGTCGCTGATCAAGCAACTGAAAACGTTGCCGACATCTCCAACTTAAAGCGTCCAACATATATGGCTTCCAGTGCAAGTTATGCTGCGAGTGATTTTGTGCCTGCAGCCGTGGCTGCCAATGTGAATATCCCATCTTTAGATAGTTCTTCGGAGGCTTCAAGAGAAGCATCTCCAGCTCCAGCAAGTAGTCACTCATTAACTAAAGGAATAGCTGAACTGAAGGTCCAAGAATCTAAAGTAGAGGTTCCTGAAGTACCCATCtcaaagaaggaagagAAGACAGCCCCTATTCCAGATGCTGAGGAAACTGAATTCGATATTTACAACTCCAAAGTTATCGCGTGTGCTATTGACAATCCAGAAGCTTGTGAGATGTGTTCCGGCTAA
- the TDA2 gene encoding Tda2p (similar to Saccharomyces cerevisiae TDA2 (YER071C); ancestral locus Anc_7.259), with translation MKTKQSQEANKKMSLEVEIKDGKSENSPLPEEKLVSLIQESYDSLRDSHEIDSSTEPISNPLIKLVLEKLERHSSLYKYIVSVTTLDVGDLNEGANDFSLRNDTGASWQSKRDGIFNYKLESQNNNTCYLITILWLHK, from the coding sequence ATGAAAACTAAACAATCACAGGAAGccaacaagaaaatgagcCTTGAGGTTGAGATAAAGGATGGAAAGAGTGAAAACTCTCCTTTGCCCGAAGAAAAGCTAGTTTCGCTGATCCAAGAAAGTTATGATAGTTTAAGAGATAGCCATGAGATAGATTCTTCAACAGAACCAATTTCTAATCCTTTAATAAAACTGGTGCtagaaaaacttgaaaggCACTCTTCTTTATACAAGTATATTGTCTCAGTGACCACATTGGACGTTGGAGATCTTAATGAAGGAGCTAATGATTTCTCATTGAGGAACGATACGGGCGCATCCTGGCAATCTAAAAGGGATGGTATCTTCAACTACAAGTTGGAAAGTCAAAACAACAACACCTGCTATTTGATCACGATTCTTTGGCTGCACAAGTAG
- the VTC1 gene encoding Vtc1p (similar to Saccharomyces cerevisiae VTC1 (YER072W); ancestral locus Anc_7.260), translating into MSSAPLLQRTPGKKIALPTRVEPKVFFANERTFLSWLNFTVMLGGLGVGLLNFGDKIGRVSAGLFTFVAMGTMIYALVTYHWRAAAIRRRGSGPYDDRLGPTLLCFFLLVAVIINFILRLKYNDAKTKL; encoded by the coding sequence ATGTCTTCAGCACCATTGTTACAGAGAACACCtgggaaaaaaattgcttTACCTACAAGAGTGGAACCTAAAGTATTTTTTGCCAATGAGCGTACCTTTTTATCATGGTTAAACTTCACAGTTATGTTGGGAGGGCTTGGTGTAGGTTTGCTAAATTTTGGTGACAAGATAGGAAGGGTGAGCGCAGGACTATTCACTTTTGTCGCTATGGGCACAATGATATACGCGCTTGTGACGTACCATTGGAGAGCTGCTGCAATCAGGCGTAGAGGCTCAGGTCCTTACGATGACAGGTTGGGGCCCACTTTGTTatgctttttcttattagtCGCTGTTATTATTAACTTCATACTAAGATTGAAATATAATGATGCTAAGACCAAATTATAA
- the ALD5 gene encoding aldehyde dehydrogenase (NAD(P)(+)) ALD5 (similar to Saccharomyces cerevisiae ALD5 (YER073W); ancestral locus Anc_7.261), which yields MFSRTRATTLNSNSFARNLLRLYSQVPLRVPITLPNGFTYEQPTGLFINGEFVASKQKKTFDVINPSNEEKITTVYKAMEDDVDTAVAAAKKAFETKWSIVEPEVRAKALFKLADLVEENKETLAAIESMDNGKSLFCARGDVALVSKYLRSCGGWADKIYGNVIDTGRDHFTYSMKEPLGVCGQIIPWNFPLLMWSWKIGPALATGNTVVLKPAETTPLSALFASQLCQEAGIPAGVVNILPGSGRVVGEKLSAHPDVKKIAFTGSTATGRHIMKVAADTVKKVTLELGGKSPNIVFADADINKAVENIAFGIFYNSGEVCCAGSRIYIQDTVYEEVLEKLKDYTESLKVGDPFNEEVFQGAQTSEKQLHKILEYVDVAKSEGARLVTGGVRHGNKGFFVKPTVFADVKEDMRIVKEEVFGPIVTVSKFSTVDDVIAMANDSQYGLAAGIHTNDINKAIDVSKRVKAGTVWVNTYNNFHQNVPFGGFGQSGIGREMGEAALSNYTQTKSVRIAIDRPVR from the coding sequence atgttttcCCGCACAAGAGCGACAACTCTAAATTCCAACTCATTTGCCAGAAACTTGTTACGTCTCTATTCACAAGTACCATTACGTGTTCCAATCACTCTACCAAATGGGTTCACCTATGAACAACCAACTGGTTTATTCATCAATGGAGAATTCGTCGCCtcaaagcaaaagaaaacgttTGATGTGATCAACCCATCgaacgaagaaaaaataacgaCAGTTTATAAAGCTATGGAAGACGATGTTGATACAGCCGTTGCTGCTGCTAAAAAAGCCTTCGAAACTAAGTGGTCCATTGTGGAGCCCGAGGTTCGTGCTAAAGCTTTATTTAAATTAGCAGACCTGGTTGAGGAAAATAAGGAAACGTTAGCTGCCATCGAATCTATGGATAATGGTAAGTCCCTATTTTGCGCACGTGGTGACGTCGCTTTAGTTTCCAAGTACTTGCGTTCCTGTGGCGGCTGGGCAGATAAAATTTATGGTAACGTTATTGATACTGGTAGAGACCATTTCACCTACTCTATGAAGGAACCGTTAGGTGTTTGTGGCCAAATAATCCCCTGGAACTTCCCATTATTGATGTGGTCATGGAAAATTGGCCCTGCTTTGGCTACAGGTAACACTGTAGTATTGAAACCTGCTGAAACAACACCATTATCTGCCCTTTTCGCTTCACAGTTGTGCCAGGAGGCAGGTATACCCGCTGGTGTGGTCAATATTCTTCCAGGTTCCGGCAGAGTTGTTGGGGAGAAATTGAGTGCTCACCCAgatgtgaaaaaaattgcttTTACAGGCTCTACTGCCACTGGCCGTCATATTATGAAGGTGGCCGCCGATACTGTGAAAAAGGTTACTTTGGAGCTAGGGGGTAAATCGCCAAATATCGTGTTTGCTGACGCTGATATAAATAAAGCCGTTGAAAATATCGCCTTTGGCATCTTTTACAATTCTGGTGAAGTTTGTTGTGCAGGTTCCAGAATATACATTCAAGATACAGTGTATGAAGAAGTgttggaaaaattaaaggaTTACACGGAATCGCTTAAAGTTGGGGACCCATTTAATGAGGAAGTTTTCCAAGGAGCTCAAACATCTGAAAAGCAACTGCATAAAATTCTGGAGTATGTCGATGTAGCAAAATCAGAAGGGGCTCGACTTGTGACCGGAGGTGTCAGACATGGCAATAAGGGTTTCTTTGTCAAGCCAACTGTGTTTGCTGACGTCAAAGAGGATATGAGAATtgttaaagaagaagtgtTTGGCCCCATCGTAACCGTTTCTAAATTTTCTACTGTTGATGACGTGATCGCTATGGCAAATGACTCTCAGTATGGATTAGCGGCCGGTATTCACACAAATGATATCAACAAGGCCATTGATGTCTCCAAAAGAGTGAAGGCAGGTACCGTTTGGGTGAATACTTATAACAACTTTCACCAAAATGTTCCTTTTGGTGGCTTTGGTCAGTCAGGTATTGGACGTGAAATGGGTGAGGCTGCTTTGAGTAATTACACTCAAACAAAGTCTGTTAGAATTGCTATTGACAGACCAGTTCGTTAG